The genomic interval TTGACGTTTTGTGTTTATAGACTTTTGAAGCCCAATAAAAGCCACCAGAATCACAAGCGTTGTATGAATCTTCAGCCACAATATCGGGATCAAATCTTGGAGACCATCGGAACAAAGTACCACCATCATCCGGATGGGCTGTATAATGAGTTGAGACTGCAGTAAGCCTAGGGGCATCAGGGTGTAATCTATCAGTATATGAGCCTGAGTGATTTGGAAAACTTCGGTATTCACCGTAGGTTTTATACAGTCCAGCCCATGTAAGTTGCATGATCCCTCTGCCATAAAAAACAGTATAATACTCTGTGGCTGGATTCACTGAGTTATAACGACCAAACCCCCACTCATGTAATAACCTTCTACTGCCACCTAAATCTCTCCACTGCGCAGTTTCTAGTAATGTCTGAGGTAAGAAGAATGATATTCTTTTCTTATCCCCTCCAATATATTTTCTAATACTCAAATTCAAAGAGTCATAATGTGACTCAATTCTACTTTTAGCATGGGCATGATTTATTGAATACACGCTTGCAGGCTGCTTTTGAGCCGTTCTTGGGTTGCCGCTTGAAGAGTAAAATAAATACTTCGGAAATGTGGAGGCTAACTCATCAAGACTCATCCAACTACAATTCCTGAAATGTTCAATAAATGCCTTTGGTTCAAAATGCCACAAGCTTCCGCTACTAAGTTCCGCAGAGTCGAAACACAACGCTTCGGCATGAGCCTTGAATTTTGCATAATCTTCTTCAGTCATCGGATCATGCTCTTCACTTCCCGTTTTCAGCCACGAGAAGCGGGTGTCGATCGTACTTTTTTCCCATTCAAACGGGAAATGACAGATTAACTTTCCGCACTGGTTATCGAACTCACCATCTTCCTGCAGCTTCTTGATAATGGCTGAATTACACTGGCTATCGCTATCACTATCGTCATCAACCATCTGCCAACCTGTCCAATGCGGAAAGTCAGCGTCACTAAACTTTTTAATACTAGGATCGGCTAGATTGACTACTCCCTTTCCCCCCGGGTAATTGACCGTCATCCATAATGGCGCATCTGCCGGTACCAGTGTTTCATGGTCTGTATTGATCACCCGCCCAAAGCGAAGTAATTCGAAACCGGCACTCGGGCTTTCCTTATAATTCTTCAGTGCGGTTTTATACAGATTATACTCGTAGTCTTCACCGTCTGCGTTAACCAGTGGTTCGCCCAGCAGATCATATTTTCCGTCAATCTGCGTATTTTTCTGCCGCGTTACCATCGTGCAGTTGCCTTGGGCCAGAGTCATGCTGGCATACAGAGGCGCATTGCTGGTATAGAGCTCAGAAAGCCCGGTGATAGACGTGCTGTTATCTGCGGGGGTCTTGTCATAAAACTTTGTCTGCGGAGGCAGATAAAAGTGAATATCACCGTAAACTGCATCAGTGCGGCCATTCTTCGAAATATCCAGCTCCCCTGATTTCCTGCCCGTCAGCTTGCTGATGTTGTCGTCATCGCAGAATATCTGGAAATGGAAAGCATTGACTCCATCCACCATGCCCGGAAGGCCTAACGGATCCTTACGGTAAACTTTCTCACCGGCTTTAACAGTTTCAGCCAGCGACTTCAGGTGCATGTATAGGGAGTAGAAAGCCACTTTTGCTACATCACCGCTACCGATCTCGGTTTCATGCTTTATCAGCACATAACCATCATCACTCCCCTTTGTATTGGGTTTATCGGCGTTGATGTTAAAGGGTGCCTGATCGCGCTTGTCTGAGCTTTTGCGGAGTGAAACGACGGTACCTTCCGCTATCGCCCGCACGCTCTCAGCAGGTCTCCCTTCGTCAGTCTGACGTATATGTATTCCGCCATGCCACGAACCATAACCGTTAACCGGATACCCACGGCGGTCAACTACGGTCATGACTCTTTCAATCCAGGCCGCATCAGTTTCATGGGCATCTTTCGCTTTCAAAAGAGGTGGGCTGATAATCATAAACTGACTCCTTGTCAGGAAAAGCTGAATTTACTGGAAGGTTCTGTGGTTTCAGGAGCCACATTCGGGAAGTCTTCTGGCTTGTTAGCCTTTTCTTTTCGCCCGTAATGCCCGGCTTTAGTCCGGTACTCCCCCTGTGTGGCTGATTCAATGCCATTGGCATCGAGGGTGATATAGCTTCCACCCCCGTTGATCGTGACCTGCTTCTTGGCAATAATCTCGATACGATCTTCGGTACTGACGACGCTGATTTCTCCACGAGCGATGAGCTCCATCAGGTCATTCTGTGCCTGGATCCTCACCGGCCCCTGGTTCGCGATGAGCTTGATCCCCAGCTTACGAACAAACACGCTCAGGGCATTACCTACCCCGACGAACAGATTTTTCACCACGCTGACGTCGGCATTTTTACCGGCAGTGGCTATCAGGTTCTGCCCGGCTGATACCTGCAGATGTTGTCCGCTGGTCAGCGCCATTCCATCAGGTGCACTGAGCATCAGCACTGATTTTTTGAGGTCTGTCAGCTGCTGTTCCAGCAGTTTGATTTGCGCCTGGAGATCGGCCGGGTTCGCGGTCGCCTTCTGCGCATCATCGGAGATAGACGTCATCTGCTCCCGGGCATCACCCAGATTGCTGACCGCTGGCTGCATCTCCAGCACCTGACCCTGTGCTTTCGTCTGGCCATCAGCACTGATGAACATCCCTTTCTGTGCCCGGATGGCTCCCCAGCTGTCGGTTCTGAGCTCAAATCCTTCACCGCGCTTCTGCTTCTCCGCATCCACTAAATGTCCGAGATTCAGCTGGCTCTTGCCGCCGTACTCGGTGGAGACCTTGATATGCTCCTGGTCACGGCTGTCATCGAGGCGGATTTTGTTGTTCGCAGGCGTGCGCAGGACGTTACGTTTGTAGTTTCGGATAGTGACATGGTCACCGTGCGCCGAGTCGTGCAGCACGCCAGAAATGTACGGTCTGTCCGGGTTACCGTCCTCAAAACCAATCGCCACTTCGGTGCCTGCCAGCAACGGCAGGTGCAGACCGTAGGTGTCACCGGCATACGGGCGGGACTGGCGCACCCACAGGCTCTCGAACCCGGTTTCCCAGTTATCACGGTCAAACAGCATGTTGACGCGATAGCGGCCGTCTTTATCGATGTGGCCGTAGGTGTCGTTCTCGGTGGTGCTCGTGACGCGTGCCGGCAATGTGCCAGCCATTACCGGACGTGAGCCAGGCTCAGGACGGAAACTGAAATCAGTGCTGTCCGGGATGCCGTCGAAGTTGACGCCAAAGTCTTCATCCCGTCGCGCATGGCTGTGCATCGCCGTGACGACCACGCCCTGAGCAAACACGTCTGCCACTTCGTACCCGCCGGTGACTTTCATTACCTGACCCGGAGAGAGGGTCGGGCAGCTGGTGATGGCGCGGGTCTGCGTCTGGCCATTCAGATAACGCTCATGACGAATGCGGGCAAAAAAGGCCCCGGACTCCGGGGCCGGATTGCGGTCATAGGTACTACCCGGTGTCAGATAGTTATCCGCATAGTGATAGGCATCACCGTAGGTGGTGGCATCCCCGCGGGTCGCATCGACCTGGGTGTTCATGTCATCCGTGGCCTGGCGGTAGTTGTAATCACGGGTGCTGACCTGCTTTTGCACCACGTTATGATGGCTCTCCATGCCCCATACCGAGTCCACACCGTCCGAATGCTGTCCTGATGGAGGGACTGATGGCAGCGTCAGGCCTTTTTCATACCCCTGCTGACCGTCATAAAACTCCACGACGTCAATGTTCAGGCGCGTATCAGTGGTAAAGCGGAACCAGATACCGACCTCACCCAGCAGACGGGTAATAAAGTGCAGGTCATCCTCGCCGTACTGCATCACCTGTTCACGACGCGGGTACTCTTTTGAGAGTGAGAACAGAAAATCCTGACCGCGCATGTTGTGACGCTCGCGCAGAATTTTTTCCACGATTTGTGGGACCGACATGTCCTGATAAATGGCGTTCTGGTGCGAACGATCGAGCAGCGCCAGGCGTGGCTGCAGCGTCAGGGCATAATGGGTTTCATCTTTTGAGGTACTGAGACGTTCAAAGCCGCTCACCACTCCCTGAAGAGTTCGCACGGCCTGCTGCATTTTGATGCCGTAACCCTGGTCCACCGGGGCCTGCAGCGTCAGGGAGGCTGCTTTCATCAGCATCGTTTCTTTACTGATAGCATGGTCAGCGCTGGTAAATTCAATACGGTAACTGAACGGCGTGCTGAGGGCTTCATCGCCTTCAAACGCCAGTACATCGAGCTCTGCGTCACATCCCTTCACCGACAGCTGGTGATGGTTGTGGCTGAATCTGATCGGGGGATTACTGCTCATGCGTGCACTCCTTGTGTACGGTCAAACTCCAGCCCGATACCCTCTTCCTCACTCCAGCTAAGGCATAGCGACTGTGGTTTCTGTTTCGCAGCCATGTGGGTCAGCAACTGCTGACTCAGCACCGGCAGAATTTGTTGATTGAGCAGACTGTCGACGTTGCGTGCGCCGGTGTCCGGCAACAGGCAGGCGGCAGTGAGTGCGTCATACAGGCTCTCATCAATCTGCGTGCTCAGGCCGTAGTGACGATGTAAGCGCTTGCTGACCTGTGACAGCTTCATTTCCACGATGGTACGCATGGCCGCTTCGGCCAGAGGGCGGTAAATAACGGTCTGGAAACGGGCCAGCAGTGCCGGCTGGAAGTGGTCGCGTAAAATCGGGCGCAGCACTTCGTGCAGGTCGGCCTCAGTGGCTTCCGGCTGTTCATCGAGCAGCTGCATCAGGTGGTCGCTGCCGAGGTTCGAGGTCATCAGAATAACGGTGTTACGGAAGTCGATTTCACGTCCTTCGCCGTCGCGCATAAAGCCGCGGTCGAAGACCTGATAGAACAGGTTCATGACGTCGCGGTGCGCTTTCTCCACTTCATCGAGCAGCACCACGCTGTACGGACGCTTGCGCACGGCTTCGGTGAGAATGCCGCCCTGCCCGTAACCGACGTAGCCCGGCGGTGAGCCTTTCAGCTGCGAAACCGTGTGCGGCTCCTGGTACTCGGACAGGTTAATGGTAATCAGCGATTTTTCACCGCCGTACAGTACGTCTGCCAGCGCCAGCGCGGTTTCGGTCTTACCGACGCCGCTCGGGCCGACCAGCAGGAACACGCCCTGTGGGCCATTCTCTGACGTGAGCCCAGTCTTCGCCGCGCGCAGGCGCTGGGCGATAGCCTCAAGGGAAGCATCCTGACCGACGACACGCTGGCCGATTTCATTTTCCAGAGTCAGCAGCTCAGTCTGTTCGTCTTTCATCAGGGAAGAGAGCGGCACGCCGGTCCAGTCGGCAATCACGTTCGCAACCGTGCGGGTGTCCACATCCACCTGAACCAGCACGTCGCCCTGCTGTGCCTGTTCGAGCTGCTCTTGCAGGTCGGTAATCTCAGCCTGCTGGCTGATGTCCTGACGGCTGGCCATCAGCTGCTGTGCCAGCGCCTTTTCAGTGCTGAAACGCACTTCCTGCTCCGCAATACGCGCTTCCAGTTCAGTCCGCTGCTGCTCAATGGCACCCAGGCGGTCACCATGGCGGTTGCTGCCGGCGGCGATATCTTCCAGCAGCGCCTGTTCTTCCAGTTCCAGGGCGGTCAGCTGTGCTTTCAGGCGCACAATTTGTTCCGGCACCGTATCGAGACTCATACGTACGCGCGCTGCGGCGGTATCCAGCAGGTCAACAGCCTTGTCCGGCAGCTGACGCCCCGTCAGGTAACGACGTGACAGGGTGACGGCGGCGCGAACCGCGTCATCGGTGATGTGCACGTTATGGTGTTCGGCGTAGCGGGATTTCAGCCCACGCAGCATCAGACACGCGGTGTCGTCGTCCGGCTCGTC from Lelliottia sp. JS-SCA-14 carries:
- a CDS encoding M23 family metallopeptidase — translated: MIISPPLLKAKDAHETDAAWIERVMTVVDRRGYPVNGYGSWHGGIHIRQTDEGRPAESVRAIAEGTVVSLRKSSDKRDQAPFNINADKPNTKGSDDGYVLIKHETEIGSGDVAKVAFYSLYMHLKSLAETVKAGEKVYRKDPLGLPGMVDGVNAFHFQIFCDDDNISKLTGRKSGELDISKNGRTDAVYGDIHFYLPPQTKFYDKTPADNSTSITGLSELYTSNAPLYASMTLAQGNCTMVTRQKNTQIDGKYDLLGEPLVNADGEDYEYNLYKTALKNYKESPSAGFELLRFGRVINTDHETLVPADAPLWMTVNYPGGKGVVNLADPSIKKFSDADFPHWTGWQMVDDDSDSDSQCNSAIIKKLQEDGEFDNQCGKLICHFPFEWEKSTIDTRFSWLKTGSEEHDPMTEEDYAKFKAHAEALCFDSAELSSGSLWHFEPKAFIEHFRNCSWMSLDELASTFPKYLFYSSSGNPRTAQKQPASVYSINHAHAKSRIESHYDSLNLSIRKYIGGDKKRISFFLPQTLLETAQWRDLGGSRRLLHEWGFGRYNSVNPATEYYTVFYGRGIMQLTWAGLYKTYGEYRSFPNHSGSYTDRLHPDAPRLTAVSTHYTAHPDDGGTLFRWSPRFDPDIVAEDSYNACDSGGFYWASKVYKHKTSMNRVADEDFTADNVGLINRLVNGGSNGYYERQAYSKFIGLYLMDEVNTNTTVSVSPTGKSRIVVDLTKS
- a CDS encoding type VI secretion system tip protein VgrG, which codes for MSSNPPIRFSHNHHQLSVKGCDAELDVLAFEGDEALSTPFSYRIEFTSADHAISKETMLMKAASLTLQAPVDQGYGIKMQQAVRTLQGVVSGFERLSTSKDETHYALTLQPRLALLDRSHQNAIYQDMSVPQIVEKILRERHNMRGQDFLFSLSKEYPRREQVMQYGEDDLHFITRLLGEVGIWFRFTTDTRLNIDVVEFYDGQQGYEKGLTLPSVPPSGQHSDGVDSVWGMESHHNVVQKQVSTRDYNYRQATDDMNTQVDATRGDATTYGDAYHYADNYLTPGSTYDRNPAPESGAFFARIRHERYLNGQTQTRAITSCPTLSPGQVMKVTGGYEVADVFAQGVVVTAMHSHARRDEDFGVNFDGIPDSTDFSFRPEPGSRPVMAGTLPARVTSTTENDTYGHIDKDGRYRVNMLFDRDNWETGFESLWVRQSRPYAGDTYGLHLPLLAGTEVAIGFEDGNPDRPYISGVLHDSAHGDHVTIRNYKRNVLRTPANNKIRLDDSRDQEHIKVSTEYGGKSQLNLGHLVDAEKQKRGEGFELRTDSWGAIRAQKGMFISADGQTKAQGQVLEMQPAVSNLGDAREQMTSISDDAQKATANPADLQAQIKLLEQQLTDLKKSVLMLSAPDGMALTSGQHLQVSAGQNLIATAGKNADVSVVKNLFVGVGNALSVFVRKLGIKLIANQGPVRIQAQNDLMELIARGEISVVSTEDRIEIIAKKQVTINGGGSYITLDANGIESATQGEYRTKAGHYGRKEKANKPEDFPNVAPETTEPSSKFSFS
- the tssH gene encoding type VI secretion system ATPase TssH, which produces MENPAILLRRLNPYCARAMEGAASLCQTRAHAEILPEHWLLKLLEQGEGDLTVLARRYEWDMDALWQDLLGWLDNQPRSVRSRPQLSADIQKLMQEAWMLASLNGEEQIRSVHLLMALVDKPKLARCDGLWPLLTLGQSQLERLRPLLDAQSDERPDVQLEEELAQNHGGEVEFVGRPVGAELKEGELNPALQNALDKFTLDVTAKAKEGKIDPVFGRDTEIRQMVDILSRRRKNNPILVGEPGVGKTALVEGLALRIAEGNVPESLKPVVLRTLDLGLLQAGAGVKGEFEQRLKNVIDAVQQSPVPILLFIDEAHTIIGAGNQAGGADAANLLKPALARGELRTIAATTWSEYKQYFERDAALERRFQMVKVDEPDDDTACLMLRGLKSRYAEHHNVHITDDAVRAAVTLSRRYLTGRQLPDKAVDLLDTAAARVRMSLDTVPEQIVRLKAQLTALELEEQALLEDIAAGSNRHGDRLGAIEQQRTELEARIAEQEVRFSTEKALAQQLMASRQDISQQAEITDLQEQLEQAQQGDVLVQVDVDTRTVANVIADWTGVPLSSLMKDEQTELLTLENEIGQRVVGQDASLEAIAQRLRAAKTGLTSENGPQGVFLLVGPSGVGKTETALALADVLYGGEKSLITINLSEYQEPHTVSQLKGSPPGYVGYGQGGILTEAVRKRPYSVVLLDEVEKAHRDVMNLFYQVFDRGFMRDGEGREIDFRNTVILMTSNLGSDHLMQLLDEQPEATEADLHEVLRPILRDHFQPALLARFQTVIYRPLAEAAMRTIVEMKLSQVSKRLHRHYGLSTQIDESLYDALTAACLLPDTGARNVDSLLNQQILPVLSQQLLTHMAAKQKPQSLCLSWSEEEGIGLEFDRTQGVHA